Proteins from one Mesorhizobium sp. M9A.F.Ca.ET.002.03.1.2 genomic window:
- the rpsR gene encoding 30S ribosomal protein S18: MVDINQIPTRRPFHRRRKTCPFSGANAPKIDYKDVRLLQRYISERGKIVPSRITAVSQKKQRELAKAIKRARFLGLLPYVVR; this comes from the coding sequence ATGGTCGACATCAACCAGATCCCGACCCGGCGCCCGTTCCACCGCCGCCGCAAGACCTGCCCGTTCTCCGGCGCCAACGCGCCCAAGATCGACTACAAGGACGTACGTCTTCTGCAGCGCTACATTTCCGAACGCGGCAAGATCGTGCCGTCGCGCATCACCGCCGTCAGCCAGAAGAAGCAGCGCGAGCTCGCCAAGGCGATCAAGCGCGCCCGCTTCCTCGGCCTGCTGCCCTACGTGGTTCGCTAA
- the radA gene encoding DNA repair protein RadA has translation MAKSRIQFICQNCGSVHQRWAGKCDACGEWNTLVEEGTAGGIGSGPANTRNARKGRAVVLTSLSGDIEDAPRIVSGIGELDRATGGGFVRGSALLVGGDPGIGKSTLLTQAAAALAAKGHRIVYVSGEEAVAQIRLRAQRLGVASTPVELAAETNVEDILATIADGRRPDLVILDSIQTLWTDMADSAPGTVTQVRAAAQAMIRYAKSTGAAIVLVGHVTKEGQIAGPRVVEHMVDAVLYFEGEGGHHYRILRTVKNRFGPTDEIGVFEMSDMGLREVANPSELFLGERHAKSPGAAVFAGMEGTRPVLVEIQALVAPSSLGTPRRAVVGWDGARLSMILAVLEAHCGVRFGTHDVYLNVAGGYRISEPAADLAVAAALVSSLTGLALPADCVYFGEISLSGAVRPVAHAQQRLKEAEKLGFGSAVLPLGSEELAGGIGAGAFQPTELADLVARIAGSRRSRADEQE, from the coding sequence ATGGCTAAGTCGCGCATCCAGTTCATCTGCCAGAATTGCGGATCGGTGCATCAGCGCTGGGCCGGCAAATGCGATGCCTGCGGCGAGTGGAATACGCTGGTCGAGGAAGGCACGGCAGGCGGCATCGGCTCGGGCCCTGCCAACACCCGCAATGCTCGGAAGGGCCGTGCCGTGGTGCTGACCAGCCTGTCGGGTGACATCGAGGACGCGCCGCGCATCGTTTCCGGCATCGGCGAGCTTGACCGCGCCACCGGCGGCGGCTTCGTGCGAGGCTCGGCGCTGCTGGTCGGCGGCGATCCCGGCATCGGCAAGTCGACGCTATTGACCCAGGCCGCCGCCGCGCTCGCGGCAAAAGGCCACCGCATCGTCTATGTCTCCGGCGAGGAGGCCGTTGCCCAGATCCGGCTGCGCGCTCAACGGCTCGGCGTTGCCTCGACCCCGGTCGAACTGGCCGCCGAGACCAATGTCGAGGACATCCTCGCCACCATCGCCGACGGTAGGCGGCCAGACCTGGTGATTCTGGATTCGATCCAGACCTTGTGGACCGACATGGCCGATTCGGCTCCCGGCACCGTGACCCAGGTGCGCGCCGCCGCCCAGGCGATGATCCGCTATGCGAAATCCACAGGGGCGGCCATCGTGCTGGTCGGCCACGTCACCAAGGAAGGCCAGATCGCCGGGCCGCGCGTCGTCGAGCATATGGTCGACGCCGTGCTTTATTTCGAGGGCGAAGGCGGCCACCATTACCGCATCCTGCGCACGGTCAAGAACCGCTTCGGGCCGACCGACGAGATCGGCGTCTTCGAAATGTCTGATATGGGCCTGCGCGAGGTCGCCAATCCGTCCGAGCTTTTTCTCGGCGAACGCCATGCGAAATCGCCGGGCGCTGCGGTTTTCGCCGGCATGGAAGGCACCCGACCGGTGCTGGTCGAGATCCAGGCGCTGGTGGCGCCGTCGTCGCTGGGCACGCCCCGCCGCGCCGTGGTCGGCTGGGACGGCGCCCGGCTGTCGATGATCCTCGCCGTCCTTGAAGCCCATTGCGGGGTCCGCTTCGGCACCCACGACGTCTATCTCAATGTTGCCGGCGGCTACCGCATTTCGGAGCCGGCCGCCGATCTGGCGGTGGCGGCCGCGCTGGTTTCCTCGCTCACCGGTCTTGCCCTTCCGGCCGATTGCGTCTATTTCGGCGAAATCAGCCTTTCGGGCGCCGTTAGGCCGGTTGCGCATGCGCAGCAGCGCCTGAAGGAAGCCGAAAAGCTGGGTTTCGGAAGCGCGGTGCTGCCCTTGGGCAGCGAGGAACTTGCCGGGGGGATAGGGGCCGGCGCTTTCCAGCCCACCGAGCTTGCCGATCTCGTGGCGCGCATAGCCGGCTCACGGCGCAGCCGTGCCGACGAGCAAGAGTGA
- the rpsF gene encoding 30S ribosomal protein S6, with protein MALYEHVFLARQDLSQQQVDALVEQYKGVISANGGSVGRVENWGLKSLTYRVNKNRKAYYTLMDITCPPAALNEMERQMGLSEDVLRFLTIKVDAHEEGPSAMMQKREERSERGGFGDRDRGPRSFGDRDRGDRGDRPPRSFGGDAGADRGPRRPREGVEGSAE; from the coding sequence ATGGCTCTTTACGAACATGTGTTTCTTGCCCGGCAGGACCTCTCGCAGCAGCAGGTCGATGCGCTTGTCGAACAGTACAAGGGTGTCATCTCCGCCAATGGCGGGTCCGTCGGCCGGGTCGAGAACTGGGGACTGAAGTCCCTCACCTACCGGGTCAACAAGAACCGGAAGGCATACTACACGCTGATGGACATCACCTGCCCGCCGGCCGCGCTCAACGAGATGGAGCGCCAGATGGGCCTGTCCGAGGACGTGCTGCGTTTCCTCACCATCAAGGTCGATGCACATGAGGAAGGCCCGTCGGCGATGATGCAGAAGCGCGAAGAGCGCTCGGAACGCGGCGGCTTCGGCGACCGCGACCGTGGCCCGCGCTCGTTCGGCGACCGCGACCGCGGCGACCGTGGCGATCGTCCGCCGCGCAGCTTCGGTGGCGACGCCGGTGCAGACCGTGGTCCGCGCCGTCCGCGCGAAGGCGTTGAAGGGAGTGCAGAATAA
- a CDS encoding SDR family NAD(P)-dependent oxidoreductase: MTPALDLSGRVAVVTGASRGIGYFIAKELAAAGAHVIAVARTVGGLEELDDEIKAAGGQATLVPLDLADMAGIDRLGGAIHERWGKLDVLVANAGVLGVISPIGHVEAKTFEKVMTINVTSTWRLIRSVDPLLRLSDAGRAIVLSSNAAHSARAFWAPYAASKAAVETMMRSWAHETENLALRVNAADPGATRTAMRAQAVPGEDPETLPHPSEIAKRIVPLASPALKETGLIFQAKHNRFVAYRQPE; this comes from the coding sequence GTGACCCCTGCCCTCGACCTTTCCGGCCGCGTCGCGGTCGTCACCGGCGCCTCGCGCGGTATCGGCTACTTCATCGCCAAGGAACTTGCCGCGGCCGGCGCCCATGTCATCGCCGTCGCCCGCACGGTCGGCGGGCTGGAAGAGCTTGACGACGAGATCAAGGCGGCCGGTGGACAGGCGACGCTGGTGCCGCTCGACCTTGCCGACATGGCCGGCATCGACCGGCTGGGAGGAGCCATCCACGAGCGCTGGGGCAAGCTCGATGTCCTCGTCGCCAATGCGGGCGTGCTCGGCGTCATCTCGCCGATCGGCCATGTCGAGGCCAAGACCTTCGAAAAGGTGATGACCATCAACGTCACCTCGACATGGCGGCTGATCCGCTCGGTCGACCCGCTGCTCAGGCTCTCCGACGCCGGCCGCGCCATCGTGCTTTCCTCCAATGCCGCCCACTCGGCGCGGGCCTTCTGGGCACCCTATGCGGCGTCTAAGGCGGCGGTCGAGACCATGATGCGTTCCTGGGCGCATGAGACGGAAAACTTGGCCCTCAGGGTCAACGCCGCCGATCCCGGCGCCACCCGCACCGCCATGCGGGCACAGGCCGTGCCCGGCGAGGATCCGGAAACGCTGCCGCATCCCTCGGAGATCGCCAAACGTATCGTGCCACTGGCCAGCCCTGCGCTCAAGGAAACCGGCCTGATCTTCCAGGCCAAGCACAACCGCTTTGTCGCCTACCGGCAGCCGGAGTAG
- a CDS encoding replicative DNA helicase, whose protein sequence is MAEAARKFGVAEQPLYREAPNNIEAEQALLGAILVNNDAFYRVSDFLKSGHFYEPLHRKIYEVSAELIRMGKIATPITLKTFLPADEKVGDMTVAQYIVRLAVEAVTVVNAADYGRAIYDLATRRALITVGEDMVNIAYDAPVDMSPSEQIEDAERRLFELAETGRYDGGFESFTDAVKTAVDMANAAYMRDGHLSGVATGLRDLDRRMGGLQPSDLIIIAGRPGMGKTSLATNMAFNIAEAYVPAQQADGSFKAANGGVVGFFSLEMSSEQLATRIISEQTEIPSSKIRRGEISEMDFEKLVACSQTMQKIPLFIDQTGGISIAQLSARARRLKRQRGLDVIVIDYIQLMQGSSAKASQNRVQEITEITTGLKALAKELAVPIIALSQLSRQVESRDDKRPQLSDLRESGSIEQDADVVMFVYREEYYLKNREPKPGTDEYIKWENEMNEMRGKAEVIVAKQRHGPTGSVSLAFQGEFTRFSDLAEEHHLPDRFE, encoded by the coding sequence ATGGCAGAGGCAGCGCGAAAATTCGGCGTGGCGGAGCAACCGCTTTATCGCGAGGCGCCGAACAACATCGAGGCTGAGCAGGCGCTGCTTGGCGCCATTCTAGTCAACAACGATGCCTTCTACCGCGTCTCGGACTTCCTCAAGTCAGGCCATTTCTACGAGCCGCTGCATAGAAAAATCTATGAGGTCTCGGCCGAGCTTATTCGCATGGGCAAGATTGCGACGCCGATCACGCTGAAGACCTTCCTGCCGGCCGACGAGAAGGTCGGCGACATGACGGTTGCGCAATATATCGTGCGATTGGCTGTCGAGGCGGTCACCGTCGTCAACGCCGCCGACTATGGCCGCGCCATCTACGATCTCGCCACGCGGCGCGCGCTGATCACCGTCGGCGAAGACATGGTCAATATCGCCTACGATGCGCCGGTCGACATGTCGCCGTCCGAGCAGATCGAGGATGCCGAACGGCGCCTGTTCGAGCTGGCCGAGACCGGCCGCTACGATGGCGGCTTCGAAAGCTTCACCGATGCGGTCAAGACAGCCGTCGACATGGCCAATGCCGCCTATATGCGCGACGGGCATTTGTCGGGCGTCGCCACCGGCCTGCGCGATCTCGACCGCCGCATGGGCGGCCTGCAGCCGTCCGACCTGATCATCATCGCCGGCCGCCCCGGCATGGGCAAGACGTCGCTCGCCACCAACATGGCCTTCAACATCGCCGAGGCCTATGTGCCGGCGCAGCAGGCCGACGGCTCGTTCAAGGCCGCCAATGGCGGCGTCGTCGGCTTCTTCTCGCTCGAAATGTCGTCGGAGCAGCTCGCCACCCGCATCATTTCCGAGCAGACCGAAATTCCGTCGTCAAAAATCCGCCGCGGCGAGATCAGCGAGATGGATTTCGAAAAGCTGGTCGCCTGCTCGCAGACCATGCAGAAGATCCCGCTTTTCATCGACCAGACCGGCGGCATCTCGATCGCGCAGCTCTCGGCGCGCGCGCGGCGACTGAAGCGGCAGCGCGGCCTCGACGTCATCGTCATCGACTATATCCAGCTGATGCAGGGGTCGAGCGCCAAGGCCTCGCAAAACCGCGTGCAGGAGATCACCGAGATCACCACCGGCCTGAAGGCACTGGCCAAGGAGCTTGCCGTGCCGATCATCGCGCTGTCGCAGCTGTCGCGTCAGGTCGAAAGCCGCGACGACAAGCGCCCGCAGCTCTCGGATCTGCGCGAATCGGGCTCGATCGAGCAGGACGCCGACGTGGTGATGTTCGTCTACCGTGAGGAGTATTATCTGAAGAACCGCGAGCCGAAGCCCGGCACCGACGAATATATCAAATGGGAGAACGAGATGAACGAGATGCGCGGCAAGGCCGAGGTCATCGTCGCCAAGCAGCGGCATGGGCCGACCGGCTCGGTCAGCCTCGCCTTCCAGGGCGAGTTCACCCGCTTCTCCGACCTCGCCGAGGAGCACCACCTGCCGGATCGGTTTGAGTAG
- a CDS encoding YnfA family protein, protein MTYLIYIVAALAEIAGCFSIWAWWRLEKSPLWLAPGLTSLALFGFLLALVDINAAGRAYAAYGGIYIGVSLGWLWLVEGVRPDRWDLAGAALCIVGASVILLVPRGA, encoded by the coding sequence ATGACCTATCTCATCTACATCGTCGCTGCCCTTGCCGAGATCGCCGGCTGCTTTTCGATCTGGGCATGGTGGCGACTGGAAAAGTCGCCGCTGTGGCTGGCGCCGGGCCTGACCTCGCTCGCCCTGTTCGGCTTCCTGCTGGCGCTGGTCGATATCAATGCGGCGGGCCGCGCGTATGCCGCCTATGGCGGCATTTACATCGGCGTCTCGCTCGGATGGCTGTGGCTGGTGGAAGGCGTGCGCCCCGACCGCTGGGACCTTGCCGGCGCCGCGCTCTGCATCGTTGGCGCCTCGGTCATCCTGCTCGTGCCTAGGGGAGCGTGA
- the purF gene encoding amidophosphoribosyltransferase, translating into MADADDVLSAEADDHFHDECGVFGIFGRQDAAAIVTLGLHALQHRGQEAAGIVSYDGTQFHVEHHVGLIGDTFTKQRVIDSLQGNRAIGHTRYATTGGAGQRNIQPFFAELAEGGFAVAHNGNLTNAMTVQRALQKQGAIFSSTSDTETILHLVATSRERDLNSRFIDAVRQVEGAFSLVAMTAKKMIGCRDPLGIRPLVLGDLDGAWILASETCALDIIGARFVRDLKPGEMVVVTTKGIESLFPFEPQKTRFCIFEYVYFARPDSSVEGRNVYEVRKRIGAELALESPVEADIVVPVPDSGTPAAIGFSQAAGIPFELGIIRNHYVGRTFIQPGDSIRHMGVKLKHNANRRMIEGKRVVLVDDSIVRGTTSQKIVQMVRDAGAREVHMRIASPPTRASCFYGVDTPEKSKLLASRMSVEEMAEFIRVDSLGFLSIDGLYRAVGEAGRDNEQPQFCDACFTGQYPTRLADFEGSDNVRTLSLLAAGGS; encoded by the coding sequence ATGGCAGACGCAGACGACGTGCTTTCCGCCGAGGCCGACGATCATTTCCATGACGAATGCGGTGTGTTCGGTATTTTTGGCCGGCAGGACGCCGCAGCGATCGTCACGCTTGGCCTGCATGCATTGCAGCATCGCGGCCAGGAAGCGGCCGGCATTGTTTCTTACGACGGCACCCAGTTCCATGTCGAACATCATGTCGGCCTGATCGGCGACACGTTCACCAAGCAACGCGTCATCGACAGCCTGCAAGGCAACCGCGCGATCGGCCACACGCGCTACGCCACCACAGGCGGCGCCGGCCAGCGCAATATCCAGCCGTTCTTCGCCGAGCTCGCCGAAGGCGGTTTCGCCGTCGCCCACAACGGCAACCTCACCAACGCCATGACCGTGCAGCGCGCGCTGCAGAAACAAGGCGCGATCTTCTCGTCGACCTCCGACACCGAGACGATCCTGCATCTGGTCGCCACCAGCAGGGAGCGCGATCTCAACTCGCGCTTCATCGATGCGGTGCGCCAGGTCGAGGGTGCCTTCTCGCTGGTGGCGATGACGGCAAAGAAGATGATCGGCTGCCGCGATCCACTCGGCATCCGCCCGCTGGTGCTTGGCGATCTCGACGGCGCCTGGATCCTGGCTTCCGAAACCTGTGCGCTCGACATCATCGGCGCGCGCTTCGTGCGCGACCTGAAGCCGGGCGAGATGGTCGTCGTCACCACCAAGGGCATCGAGAGCCTGTTTCCCTTCGAGCCGCAGAAAACTCGCTTCTGCATCTTCGAATATGTTTATTTCGCGCGTCCGGATTCCTCGGTCGAAGGCCGCAATGTCTACGAGGTGCGCAAGCGCATCGGCGCCGAGCTGGCGCTCGAAAGCCCGGTCGAGGCCGATATCGTCGTGCCGGTGCCGGATAGCGGCACACCGGCGGCGATCGGCTTTTCGCAAGCCGCGGGCATCCCGTTCGAGCTCGGCATCATCCGCAATCACTATGTCGGCCGCACCTTCATCCAGCCCGGCGATTCGATCCGCCACATGGGTGTCAAGCTCAAGCACAACGCCAACCGCCGCATGATCGAGGGCAAGCGCGTGGTGCTGGTCGACGATTCGATCGTGCGCGGCACCACCAGCCAGAAGATCGTGCAGATGGTGCGCGATGCCGGCGCCAGGGAAGTGCACATGCGCATCGCCTCGCCGCCGACGCGAGCTTCCTGCTTCTACGGCGTCGACACGCCGGAGAAGTCGAAGCTGCTCGCGTCGCGCATGTCGGTGGAAGAGATGGCCGAGTTCATCCGCGTCGATTCGCTCGGTTTCCTCAGTATCGACGGGCTCTACCGCGCCGTCGGCGAGGCCGGCCGCGACAATGAGCAGCCGCAATTCTGCGACGCCTGCTTCACCGGGCAATATCCGACCCGGCTTGCCGATTTCGAAGGGTCGGACAATGTGCGAACCCTGTCGTTACTGGCAGCGGGCGGTTCTTAG
- a CDS encoding CvpA family protein, whose translation MPITLLDGILVGFTLVSAMLAMVRGFSREVLSIISWIAAAAAAFFFYKPVLPYVQPYVDNEKVAMVAAAGIVFIIALIVVSVITMKLADWIIDSRIGALDRTLGFLYGAARGILVVAVALLFFNWLAGPKAPGWVANAKSRPLLESIGAKLESLLPEDPENAILNRLNPNQPAPETGAETPPAADTPAAGDDAGAPAPDDSETEAPPAENAPANPAPAN comes from the coding sequence ATGCCGATTACGCTGCTTGACGGAATACTCGTCGGCTTCACCTTGGTCTCGGCGATGCTCGCCATGGTTCGCGGCTTTTCGCGCGAGGTCCTCTCCATCATCTCCTGGATAGCGGCGGCGGCGGCGGCGTTCTTCTTCTACAAACCGGTCCTGCCTTATGTTCAGCCCTATGTCGACAATGAGAAGGTTGCCATGGTGGCGGCCGCCGGCATCGTCTTCATCATCGCGCTGATCGTCGTTTCCGTCATCACCATGAAGCTCGCCGACTGGATCATCGATTCCAGGATCGGCGCGCTCGATCGCACGCTCGGTTTCCTCTATGGCGCGGCCCGCGGCATCCTGGTCGTCGCGGTGGCCTTGCTGTTCTTCAACTGGCTGGCCGGCCCCAAGGCTCCCGGCTGGGTCGCCAACGCCAAGTCGCGGCCGCTGCTCGAATCGATCGGCGCAAAGCTCGAAAGCCTGCTGCCCGAGGATCCGGAAAACGCGATCCTCAACAGGCTCAACCCGAATCAGCCGGCACCCGAGACCGGCGCCGAGACACCTCCGGCCGCGGACACACCGGCAGCCGGCGACGACGCCGGGGCTCCGGCGCCCGACGACAGCGAGACCGAGGCGCCGCCGGCCGAGAATGCACCGGCCAATCCGGCGCCGGCAAACTGA
- a CDS encoding cyclopropane-fatty-acyl-phospholipid synthase family protein, translating into MNILLKRILDRLVRTGNLKVTGPKGLTVVFGDGSGEPVHMHIKTAHAERAITFDPMLAVPEAYMDGELDILEGGVLGVMRIAFQNMGSGGIDATWSKAIEGLRHAFRRLQQINTAARARRNVQRHYDLSGDLYRLFLDEDMQYSCAYFEQPDMTLDEAQAAKKRHIAAKLRLKAGQTVLDIGSGWGGLGLYLAKSFDVDVQGVTLSTEQHGVATDRAHAQGLENRVHFELRDYRELNERFDRIVSVGMFEHVGVNHFRTFFDKSATLLKPDGVMLLHTIGRSGMPWATSAFIRKYIFPGGYIPSLSEVMPAIEKSGLIVTDIEILRLHYADTLRHWGERFAANRDKAKAIYDERFCRMWEFYLAASEAAFRWQDLVIFQIQIAKKNDTLPMTRDYTAKCEKALEMHDMGHRPKAPAAKPARRRKVADPE; encoded by the coding sequence ATGAATATTCTGTTGAAGCGCATTCTCGACCGCCTGGTACGCACCGGCAACCTCAAGGTAACCGGACCGAAGGGGCTAACAGTGGTTTTCGGCGACGGCAGCGGCGAGCCGGTGCACATGCACATCAAGACCGCGCATGCCGAGCGCGCCATCACCTTCGATCCCATGCTGGCGGTGCCGGAAGCCTATATGGACGGCGAACTCGATATACTCGAGGGCGGCGTGCTGGGGGTGATGCGCATCGCCTTCCAGAACATGGGCAGCGGCGGGATCGACGCCACCTGGTCGAAGGCGATCGAGGGTCTGCGCCACGCATTCCGCCGCCTGCAGCAGATCAACACGGCGGCGCGCGCGCGCCGCAACGTGCAGCGCCACTATGATCTGTCGGGCGACCTCTACCGGCTCTTCCTCGACGAGGACATGCAGTATTCCTGCGCCTATTTCGAGCAGCCGGACATGACGCTCGATGAGGCGCAGGCCGCCAAGAAGCGTCACATCGCCGCCAAGCTCAGGCTGAAGGCCGGCCAGACGGTGCTCGACATCGGCTCCGGCTGGGGCGGGCTCGGCCTCTATCTCGCCAAGTCCTTCGACGTGGACGTGCAAGGCGTGACGTTGTCGACCGAGCAGCATGGCGTCGCCACCGACCGCGCCCATGCGCAAGGTCTGGAAAACCGCGTGCATTTCGAATTGAGGGATTACCGCGAGCTCAACGAGCGCTTCGACCGCATCGTCTCGGTCGGCATGTTCGAGCATGTCGGCGTCAACCACTTCCGCACCTTCTTCGACAAGTCGGCGACGCTCTTGAAGCCGGACGGCGTCATGCTGCTGCACACGATCGGTCGCTCCGGCATGCCGTGGGCAACCAGCGCCTTCATTCGCAAATACATCTTCCCGGGCGGCTATATCCCCTCGCTCTCGGAAGTCATGCCGGCGATCGAAAAGTCTGGCCTCATCGTTACCGACATCGAGATCCTGCGGCTGCATTATGCCGACACGCTGAGGCACTGGGGCGAGCGCTTCGCCGCCAACCGCGACAAGGCCAAGGCGATCTATGACGAGCGCTTCTGCCGCATGTGGGAGTTCTATCTGGCAGCATCGGAAGCAGCTTTCCGCTGGCAGGATCTGGTGATCTTCCAGATCCAGATCGCCAAGAAGAACGACACGCTGCCGATGACGCGCGACTATACCGCCAAATGCGAGAAGGCGCTCGAAATGCACGACATGGGGCATCGCCCAAAAGCCCCTGCCGCCAAGCCCGCGCGGCGGCGCAAGGTGGCGGATCCGGAATAG
- a CDS encoding small ribosomal subunit Rsm22 family protein, which yields MELPVPLRQGVERLLEKVPLPMLKQAARTLSDRYRAELRDGRMHMAEEMAVKAYLATRLPATYAAVRASLDAVSEARPGYAPKTLLDVGAGPGTVLWAALDLWPDLEQAVLLEASAAVRRVGEALATEAMIARIAWLTGDVTIDLADLKPAELVTCAYVLDEIAPASLPKLIDRLWQFTDDTLLVVEPGTPAGWQRILAVRRHLIDAGADVLAPCPHKAPCPLAAPDWCHFSRRVARSRLHRLAKDADVPWEDEKFIYVAASRQAASSRAARVIAPPKSGSGKVLLKLCQKDGSAGEKLFTKRDGDAFRLARRLDWGDTI from the coding sequence ATGGAACTGCCTGTCCCGCTTCGACAGGGTGTCGAGCGTCTCCTCGAAAAAGTGCCGCTGCCGATGCTGAAGCAAGCAGCAAGAACGCTGTCGGACCGCTACCGCGCCGAGTTGCGCGACGGCCGCATGCATATGGCCGAGGAGATGGCGGTCAAGGCCTATCTGGCGACGCGGCTGCCGGCGACCTATGCCGCCGTCCGTGCCAGCCTCGATGCGGTCAGCGAGGCACGGCCCGGCTACGCGCCGAAAACCCTGCTCGATGTCGGCGCCGGCCCTGGTACCGTGCTTTGGGCCGCGCTCGATCTCTGGCCCGACCTCGAGCAGGCGGTGTTGCTCGAAGCGAGTGCAGCGGTGCGCAGGGTCGGCGAGGCTCTTGCCACTGAGGCGATGATAGCCAGGATCGCCTGGCTGACCGGCGATGTCACCATCGATCTTGCCGATCTCAAACCGGCCGAGCTGGTCACCTGCGCCTATGTGCTGGACGAGATCGCGCCGGCGTCGCTGCCAAAGCTCATCGACCGGCTCTGGCAGTTCACCGACGACACGCTGCTGGTCGTCGAACCGGGCACACCGGCCGGATGGCAGCGCATCCTTGCCGTGCGCCGGCACCTGATCGACGCGGGCGCGGATGTACTTGCCCCTTGCCCGCATAAGGCACCCTGCCCACTCGCAGCGCCCGACTGGTGTCATTTTTCGCGCCGTGTCGCACGCTCGCGCCTGCACCGGCTGGCCAAGGACGCCGACGTGCCATGGGAGGACGAGAAATTCATCTATGTCGCCGCCTCGCGGCAAGCTGCCTCGTCGCGCGCCGCGCGGGTGATCGCGCCGCCGAAATCCGGTTCAGGCAAGGTTCTGCTCAAGCTTTGCCAAAAGGACGGCAGCGCTGGCGAAAAACTGTTCACCAAGCGCGATGGCGATGCGTTCAGGCTGGCACGACGGCTCGACTGGGGCGACACAATCTAA
- the rplI gene encoding 50S ribosomal protein L9, translating into MEVILLERVSRLGQMGDTVKVRDGFARNFLLPQGKALRANEANKKKFEGQRAQLEARNLERKSEAMQISEKLDGKSFIAVRSAGETGQLYGSVSTRDIAELLTAEGFSVNRNQILLNQPIKTIGLTNVAIALHPEVEVTITLNIARTADEAERQAQGETLTTAEAIYGEDINDNARPENFFDPNAEFEGGEDNA; encoded by the coding sequence ATGGAAGTCATTCTTCTCGAACGCGTTTCCCGCCTCGGCCAGATGGGCGATACCGTCAAGGTCAGGGACGGATTCGCCCGCAACTTCCTGCTGCCGCAGGGCAAGGCGCTGCGCGCCAACGAAGCCAACAAGAAGAAGTTCGAAGGCCAGCGCGCCCAGCTCGAAGCCCGCAACCTCGAGCGCAAGTCCGAGGCCATGCAGATTTCGGAAAAACTCGACGGCAAGAGCTTCATCGCCGTGCGTTCGGCCGGCGAAACCGGCCAACTCTACGGCTCGGTGTCGACCCGCGACATCGCAGAGCTGCTGACGGCGGAAGGTTTTTCGGTCAACCGCAACCAGATCCTGCTCAACCAGCCGATCAAGACCATCGGCCTTACCAATGTGGCGATCGCGCTGCATCCGGAAGTCGAGGTCACCATCACGCTCAACATCGCCCGTACGGCCGACGAAGCCGAGCGCCAGGCCCAGGGCGAGACGCTGACCACCGCCGAAGCCATCTATGGCGAAGACATCAACGACAATGCGCGCCCGGAGAACTTCTTCGACCCCAATGCCGAGTTCGAGGGCGGCGAGGACAACGCCTGA